DNA from Leucobacter aridicollis:
GATGACGAGCTCGACCTCGTCATCTCGACGGTTGACGTCGAGCTCGTCGCAGTCGCGGACCGCAGGGAGGAGCTGGCGCCGGCAGTGCTCGCTGCCCCGAGCTCGGACACGCTGCGCGTCTGCCTCGACAAGCTTGCGCTCGCAGAACGGTGCGCGCCGACCGGCCGTTCGCCTCGCACCGTCGCGGCCGGTCCCGATGCGCTCGCACTCGACTGGGAGTTTCCCGCCTTTGCGAAGCCCCGGCAGGGTGCCGGCAGCCGCGGCATCCGGATGGTGCCCGACCGGGCTGCTCTCGAGGCGCTCCCGCTCGACGAGGACCTCATCGTCCAGGATCTGCTGCCAGGCGACGAGTATTCGGTCGACGTCATCGCGGACGCGGCAGGCAACGTCGTCGCCGCCGTCCCGCGCACCCGCGCGCGCGTGGACTCCGGCGTCGCAATCGCGGGTCGCACCGTGCACGACGCCGAGCTCGAGGAGACCGCCGCTGCGATCGCACGCGCCATTGGGCTCACCGGCGTCGCCAACGTGCAGCTGCGCCGGGACCGCTCCGGTCGCGCGATGCTCCTCGAGGTCAACCCGCGCTTCCCCGGGGCGCTCCCGCTGACGATTTCGGCCGGGGTCGATATCCCGTCGCTCGTGGTCGACCTGTTCCTCGGCCGAGATCTGCCGGCCACCGTCGAGTTCCGCGAGGTTGCGGCCGTCCGGTTCCTCGAGGACATCGTCGTCGAGGTGTCTGACGTGCTCGAATCGGCGCACGCCGGCCACCAGGACGACGCATGAGCGAGACCGCCCCACGCGTCCTCGGCGGCGACTTCCATGTGCACTCGACGTTCTCCGACGACGCGCGTTCGTCCCTCGCCGAGAACGTCGCTGCGGCCGCTGCGGCTGGCCTGCACACGGTGCGGCTCGTCGACCACGTCCGGCAGTCCACCGAGTGGGTGCCCGATTACCTCGCGGCCGTCGCCGCCCTCGAGGTTCCCAACGGGCTGACCGTGCTCACAGGCGTCGAGGCGAAGGTGCTGAACACCGCCGGCGAACTCGACATCCCGGCGCTCCCCGCTGGTATCGACAGGATCCTCATCGCCGACCACCAGTTCCCGACCCCGGACGGGCCGATCGGGCCGGCCGCGGTCGTGGAGCGCATCTCCGCGGGCTGGTCGCCCGACGACGCGCTCGACTCCCTCGTCACCGCTTTGGTTGCCGCGA
Protein-coding regions in this window:
- a CDS encoding ATP-grasp domain-containing protein; translated protein: MPTRVLVTGAGGPAGVSVIRSLLRRPDLEVFAADMDGWASGLYLVPAERRRLVPPGRDDSFVQALAALVADDELDLVISTVDVELVAVADRREELAPAVLAAPSSDTLRVCLDKLALAERCAPTGRSPRTVAAGPDALALDWEFPAFAKPRQGAGSRGIRMVPDRAALEALPLDEDLIVQDLLPGDEYSVDVIADAAGNVVAAVPRTRARVDSGVAIAGRTVHDAELEETAAAIARAIGLTGVANVQLRRDRSGRAMLLEVNPRFPGALPLTISAGVDIPSLVVDLFLGRDLPATVEFREVAAVRFLEDIVVEVSDVLESAHAGHQDDA
- a CDS encoding PHP domain-containing protein, producing MSETAPRVLGGDFHVHSTFSDDARSSLAENVAAAAAAGLHTVRLVDHVRQSTEWVPDYLAAVAALEVPNGLTVLTGVEAKVLNTAGELDIPALPAGIDRILIADHQFPTPDGPIGPAAVVERISAGWSPDDALDSLVTALVAAMERYPGNQLAHCFSILPKVELSEADLSQDQLVAWARAAARTDTHVEVNEKWACPGPRALTALRAAGATVVASTDSHDAETVGRYARVRDLLAAAGVGQ